The bacterium genomic interval CCCATCAGATCCCAGACGAGCGGCCTGCCGTCCGGCTGTCGGCGCGAGGTCTCGGCGATGGGAGAGGTCGGCGTCCCGTGTCGGTCGAGGGCGCGCGCGAGCCGCGGCAGATCGTCGGTCCGAAGGGCCCAGGCGAAGAGCCGAAGGCCCTCGAAGGTCGCGAGCAGGCCGCCGAGATTACGGTCCGTGGAGGTCGCCGGATCCGGGACGATCAGCTCGACGTAGAGACCGTCGCCGAGATGGGCGAGTGCGTTCTGCGTCCCGAGGCCTTCGTGTGGACCCCCGGGCTTCGGGGCCACGCCGGTGCGATCGGCGAACGCTTCACAGGCGTGGACGAGGTCGGCGTCCGCGAGGACCAGGTGATCGAGCGCGAGGTGGAGACGCGGGTCGTCCGGGACCGATTGCTCCCGCGTCATTCTGAGGGGGGCGTCGGCGCGTCGACCGGGGGAAGCTCGAGCAGGCGCAGCAGCGTTTCGAGCGCCCGCTCGACCCGTTGCCGGTCTCCCGTCGCGAGCAGGTCGAGGTGGAGGCCCCGAATCGTCGCGAGCAGCAGTGTGGCCGACTCGTCCCGGGCGAGATGGGGGCGATCCTCTTCGAAGATCTCCAGGATCACGCGGATCCAACGGTGCACCGCATCGTCGAGGAACTCGGCGTAGGCCTCGGGATCCCGGAGCGACGCCACGTAGGCCTCGTAGAAGAGCTTGAACCAGTCGTGCGTGTCGGGGCCGGTGATGTTCTTCCAGACGCCGCGGGCGAGGTCGGAAATGCCGGGTCGCGCGGCGCCATCGTCGAGCGTGTTCGCCACCAGCCCGTACTGGTAGTCGCGCAGCTCGCCGAGCGCTTCGAGCACGAGTTCGTCGCGCGATCCGAAGTGGTAGAGGAGCGTGCGGTGACTGACGCCGGCGGCGGCGGCGAGGTCGCGAAGTCCGGTCCCGGCCACGCCCGAGCGGGCGAGCTTCTCGGTCACTCGGCGGAGGATGCGTTCGCGCGTCGTTTCGGATTGGATATCCACTGACCCGGGTGGTACAGCAGCATGACGATCCTCTGCAATGCGTCGCACTGGGCGGCCCGACGCGGGGACCGGCGTCCGAGACACCTCGGGCACGGGATTTCCCCATTCGTTCCGGGGGCTTGGCTCGGGATTCGCAATTTCGGCTGCAAACGCGCGAAGGAGCGACTAGAATGGGCGCTGACCGGGGCACCTGATCTCTGGGGCCGGACGATCAATCCGCCGCCGCCCTTATGCTTCCGGTCGCCCGTTTCGCTTCCTGCTCCCCTCGAGCATCGCCTGCGAAGGGCCCGCGCCGGATTTCCGATCGGCGCGCCCCGGGTCGGGTCTGGAGTCGCAACGGGCGCCGTCATTGCGCATTCCGGGCGAGATCCGCCCGTGGCTTCGCGTGGCGCGCCAAGCGAGGATCGATCGTTGACTGCCCGTCCGACGAAGGCCGCACCCGCCAAGAAGGCCGCGAAGAAGAAGGCTGCGAAGAAGAAGGCCGCAGCCGGCAAGTCCCCGGCGAAGAAGAAGGCGGCGAAAAAGAAGGCCGCCAGCAAGAAGGCGGCTTCGAAGAAGGCGGCGAAGAAGAAGGCCGCCAGGAAGAAAGCCGCGAAGAAGAAGGCGGCGAAGAAGGCCGCTTCTGCACGTGGCACGGTCGAAGACGCGCCGGTGGCGGAAGCAGGGGGCTTCGAAGAGCTCGAGGCCGCTCCGCCGCCGGTCGAAGCTGCGCCGCTCGTATCCGATGCGGGGGCCGACGCCGACGCGCTGGACGAACCGGGCGCCGAACCCGCGATCGAGCCGTCCGCGTCGCCGTTGCCGCTCTCGCTGGACGACGACGAGGACGACGACACGCCGATCTCGATCCTCGCGCTCTCCGACGACGATGACCTGGAGACGCTCGGCGTCTTCGATCTCGATGACGACGAGGACGACGACGATGCGGATTCGTCGACTCGGTCTCGCTGGGCCGATGACGAGGACGAAGCGGAGGGAGAGGAGCCGGAGCCGGTCTGGCCGCCGGAGACGATCGACGACGCGGCTCGGTTCTTCGGCGTCGACGGGCTCTATCCAGAACAGCAGGAAGTGATCGAGCACGCGATCGAGGGTGGTGACGCGCTCGTCGTCCTGCCGACCGGGTACGGCAAGTCCGCCTGCTTCCAGATTCCCTCGCTCCTGCTCCCCAAGCCCGTGGTCGTGATCTCGCCGCTGCTGGCGCTGATCGAGGACCAGGTCAAGAACATGGAGGCGCGCGGGATTCCGGTCGTGCGCTTCGACGGCACCGTCCGCGGCAAGGCCCGGGCCGCAGCGCTCGAGCGCATCGCGGAAGGGGGCCGCCTCCTCGTCATGACCACGCCGGAGTCGCTCGCGAGCGACGAGCTGCTGGTCTCCCTCTTCAAGAGCGGGATCTCGCTCTTCGCGATCGACGAGGCCCATTGTGCTTCCGAGTGGGGCCACGACTTCCGCCCCGCCTACCTTCGGATCGGGACCCTCCTCGAACGCTACGGACGTCCGCCGATCATGGCCCTGACCGCGACGGCGACGGAGAACGTGCGGGAG includes:
- a CDS encoding TetR/AcrR family transcriptional regulator — its product is MTEKLARSGVAGTGLRDLAAAAGVSHRTLLYHFGSRDELVLEALGELRDYQYGLVANTLDDGAARPGISDLARGVWKNITGPDTHDWFKLFYEAYVASLRDPEAYAEFLDDAVHRWIRVILEIFEEDRPHLARDESATLLLATIRGLHLDLLATGDRQRVERALETLLRLLELPPVDAPTPPSE
- a CDS encoding VOC family protein yields the protein MTREQSVPDDPRLHLALDHLVLADADLVHACEAFADRTGVAPKPGGPHEGLGTQNALAHLGDGLYVELIVPDPATSTDRNLGGLLATFEGLRLFAWALRTDDLPRLARALDRHGTPTSPIAETSRRQPDGRPLVWDLMGLPGLGGAWPFFIDWRDCDHPSRTAPKAGALSSFEASLSAPDAADLPFAAVPGVRLTSGPPRLALTIETQRGDVTWSTEAPRGFYG